From the genome of Tachypleus tridentatus isolate NWPU-2018 chromosome 6, ASM421037v1, whole genome shotgun sequence:
ATATCTTGCCTTTTCTTTGAAGTTTTGAACAACCTAATCATAAGCAGTTTCAATTTTGTTACAAATGTAGCTATATATTACTAACGTTTAACAGAAGTTTATGTATATAACATGGTGTAATAgaagtttaaagaaaacttttaagtTCATCATCATTTGAGAggtaatactacatttaaattCTGTTAAAAGTGATTgtatatcaaatgaaaataatccaTAAGTCTGTAAACTTTATTTACTGTGTTACCATGCTTTAATGTAACATTTCTGATTAAACAAGTACACCAGAAGAATATATACCTCTAATTTCAGTTTCAAGTACAGATGGTTATGCCTCCACCACCACCTGAACCTCTATGTATTCAGACTAAAAATCCACAGCAAGCCACCAAGAACCAACAACTTAACCGTAATGGTCTCTTAAACCAAATTAGACAAGGAACGAACTTAAAGAAAGTAGAAACTTGTGACAGAAGTGCTCCTGTTATTGGAAGTAAGATCTGTTAATGTGTTTCTTTCTCTAAAGAAGTAATAGTGCTCTGATAACCTGGTAGTATAATGTAAAAAGCTGCTTCTTTTAGTTGAAGTAGGAAGATGTTGATTGTAGACGTGTGTGTAGTGTTGCAAGATTAATACACTACAAATTTGGAGGTCAAGTATAGGTTGGTTTCACTTGTTTGTAGAAAAGATGGTAATAGCCCTTTTTCAGctaacatttttcataaaactggcttcaaactgtaattttttttctcttttttgtatgttttttttttttttgaaatatttaatatgctgtgatttttttattattattattataaagttgcATTTATTGATAAAATTCTATGTTACTTGTAAGAAACCAGTTAGAAAAAGGAATGCTTCAACTACTGAACGGTACGTATAAAGGCATGTTGTCTGATTTGCTTGCTAATATCATGTGCATGTGTTATCatctatataaaatttataacacacacattgctttaaaataatgtttacattaaaaatacatcatttttagTATTCTATAGGAAAACATCTGTATTCAACCAAGTAACCAGTACAAATAAGAAAGTAATAGGAGAAATAAGACATTATAAATGGCCTAAATACAATACAACTATGGCAAACTTTAGGACAGTTCTAACTATTAATCCAAGTCTCTTTTTTTGTGCTGTGTAATTTCTTTAGTCGAACCACACAacccatattaaaaatattttatagatttctTCGTACATAACTTCCCTTTAGTCTGTAATTTCCAAACTAGGGACAACTggtgtttttacaaattttgtattaCTAAGTTTGCAAGTCAGTGATGTGAATCATCATAAGTTTCACATACACTTGATATTAACTAATGTTGAAAAATTTCAATGGAAAATTACTTATGAAATTGGTATACAGTAATTAGTTATGCAGGTTATTTCTGATCATAAGTGATATCAACTGTGGAATTCATATATAGCTACTTTAAAATGATTTCTTAAACATACATTGGAAGTATCCCTTGCAATGTAgatcattttaaaacacaaatttagaAGTAATGTATAGAAACCATTTTGAAGCATGTCAGTACAATGTCTGCACTTTTGAGTCCCACAAAGTACAAACTAACttgtaataaatagtttgtttagaAACTATTTAGAAATCGTCTGTAATCTGTGCATTTAAGTTATTAACTTGTTATAATAGCAAATATGACATAATAGAAGAAGTTTGACTGTGAAAGGCATACATTGTATTTAAGACATAAGAAAATGTCTTAATTTACTTTAGCAAATGTTCTTAATGCATAGATAACTTTTAgatgttttacttttaatgttttatgttcagCTTGCaacagtaatttatttcttttagttgtTGTAATATAATCAGTGTTGTAGTTGATGACCAAGATCTGTATTAAGACTTACAACACTGaatatagttaaatattttaaaaagatttgaTGAGACTGTTGTTTTCTTAAAGTTCCTTTATTGTGGTCTGTGTTTTATATGACCTGGCACTCACTCTAGTGCTAGTAGATGGTGTCAGTAAGCTGTATTTGCTATGTTTGGTAATTAGCACATGTATaaagcaaaatttaaattttttattttaaatttcagataACAAAGCAAAAAATGGGCCACAGCCACAAAGTGCAGGAAAACCTAGTGGGCCAGTTGATCTTGGTGGGCTCTTTGCTCAAGGCATGCCCAAGCTATGCCCTACTGAGGCAAGAACACAAGTTACCAGTaagaatattatttcaaaaaaacgTTTATCTCTGTTTCAGTCTCTAACATATactactaaataatataactctTTTGAACACAATTTAAACTAAAAGTCAAGGTATAATTTCCATCAACCTAACATACTTTGGATTCAGGATTTTTACATTTGTGTATCTATACAACAAACCTCTTTACTTTGGGTGGCTTTAAATTATACATGTAATGGCTTCAGTACATTTTTTATGTCttcatttaaaaaatgaatattgtaaaagtttatatattGCTTGTAATGTTTTGGTTGATGTGCCAATGGACATCTTCTTAATGTTGCATTGCACATGGTTACcttaaaacaacttgtttttgttttctatgtttatcttctttttctttttttcagaatagcATGTATTACAAAAAAACAGATCTCAAAATGAGAGAAACATAAGCTACAGAAGGATGTTTAGTCTCTTATGAATGTGTTATCATATGTTTGAACTTTATCTTTTAATGACCCTAAAGAATATGGGGAACGAAATTATGAActaaagattatttgttttttatggcTGTTTATGCATTGTATTAAAAGGTCTATAGTATTTTGTCTTAATAGTAGAGACTAACATAAAGTTGTATCTCCTTTATACCCTAGCAATATCAATTGGaatgaatactttaaaaaattctcaatttTTAGGAGTTTGTacttttttggttttgtttgtttttttatttttgtacattttataaatcAAGTTTAATTAATGTCACTTATTTTTTTGAGCCACAgaacactttttttcttttttttcctttatctaAACAGCAGACCCTATTCAGGCTAAACTTTGACACTTTGGAATTTTCTGATGTGTTCTAAATCTGTATGTTTTGATTTACCAAAATAATGAACACTGTACCATAAGTATAAAACTTTTATCCATTTGAAATGCTCttcaacaaatattaatatggcttcaataagaaaataatatatccaCTTTAATGGCATCCATATTGTTTATATCTGTGTCTTTTATGTTCAGAAAATGGTTTATGTATTTTTAGGTTTGTTacatattaaacttttgtttgtttgtcttaccTACAATCCCAAACCACATAAATCTACACTCCAATTGTTGATGTCACTGTTCCCTCCTGATTAAtgtgtagttgtttttatttgtttgtatcaCTTCTAACCCTAAGCCACATAAATCTACACTCCTATTGTTAAGGTTTCTATTCCTTCTTGGGTTAGTATGTTGTTGCAAAAGTTTACAATTTGCACATAAATccacatgttttgtttgtttgtcaaccTGTTTTACAAACAGGAAGTCATTATGGTGTATGAAGCAGTCAAGTTGTTTTAAGGTTGATCTATGAAACTgagaaagtaaaatgtataacattttgtGAGTTTATTTCTTTAATGGAAGAATATATAACTTGGgattttgtgttttagtttgttcttAATGTTTTCCTTGTTCTCATTTCACTTAACATAGacacttgtaaaaacaaaacaacaacaaaaaaacaaacagaaaatgtgGATAAGTTTAATACTATAAGTATTGATTATGGAAAGTAAGCTACTATGAAATTAAAGTTGAGAAAATACTAATTTTTACAGTAGTCAATCATTAGGTCTTACCTTCAacttaaatgcaatttttttttaagagtttGCCAATTTCATGTTTTCAGAAACTATCAGTAATCTACAAGTGATTGCAAGTAATTGTCAGTGATCTACAAGTTAAGTGTATATTTTACCATCAGCATAACTGAAgcctttaaaaacaacaacaaagttaaaTTATGTAGTTAGTCAATGAAAAGTAAAAGCTCtgcttgttgttggttttttttttttattctcaacaTATCCTGTTATCAACTTCTTTGAGTGAGTAGTACATGGAGATCACATTTCATGACTGACACTTTCAGAAGGAAGAATAAATAGAAAGCACAACAATAAATGCCAATGAAATCCTGTTTATACAGCAATGTTTATGGTTTTCCCACAGGTAATAGCATAATAATTAGTGTTTTGATGAAAACTTCCCTGTTTATAGTACCATTACTAGTCTAGGTCCAGCATTAagccattaaaaataattatattgtttgtgtAGGAAAatcaatactttatttaattagctGACTGTTATTAAGAAAAGCTTCTAATTACCTACAGTTCCAGACTTTTTTGACTACTTTTAGTTGTACTCTTCCCATTTTGAGAGGATAGCCATTTATACCGTCTACTAAagaattttatataatgtttttagtgtGGTATACTTTGTCGTTAAATAGCATAGCATAGTCTCATATAGATTAAGTTATAACAAccataacatattattacagaatCTTTCAATTGACTTTATTATTTAGATGGATGTCTCGCCAAAGGTTCTTTAGTCCCTCCAACCACTGctattaacaaaattttaccaCAGAAGCTTCAAAGCAGCCATAACAACTCTTTAACTTCTAGTCCAGAGTCCTCTTCTGGAAAATACAGTGCTACCAATGTTTCTGAGGTTACCAAGTTAAGtgaaaatatttctgaatataaTGGTTTGCTATCCAGAGAACCAATCCCAGCACCCCCTCCACCAAGTCAGAAGCCCATCCTTAATAGTAGATACAGTTCTTTAATAAATGGAACTTCTGAGAAGGAGCAGAATCACATGTGGCAACAAGTATCATGTAACATTCCTGATGAGGCTGGACCTTTTTCCAAGGCTGATCTCAAGTCCAAACAAGTTAACAGGCCAAATTCAGTTAAGCCTCCTCCTTTTTCTCCTTCTAATACTTCTTCATTGATCCAAAAGTATAGATCACAAACATTTCCCCAGAAGCCAGAAAATCAACATCATTACCATGGTTTGGCCACTTCCATTGCACAAGATTCATTGCCCTTTTCTTCTTCAGTGCAACATTGCATACAAACTCTTAAGCCTTCACAGTCATTGTTGACTATGCAAAATCAAGCTATGCATAACACTGTAGAAGAAATAATGAGTTGTAAAACTCAAGGCCATCAAGAAACTTCTCCACAGCCTGTACCTCCAGTAAGAAGCACCCCATTATCTTCTTCCCCAGACTTGTGGCCTTCACCACCACCGCCAATTACATCTCATCCATCACCTCCACCTTGTATTACCACAGTGACACAAATGAAAGCAGCACGTATTCATCAGCCCTTACAAACCACATTACCTCCGCCTCCTCCTCCTCCAATAAAAAGCCTAACACTTCCACCAACTCCTGTCACACACTCATCTGTTAAAACTGTATCATTTGATCTTGGTAAGTGTAAATGTTcaaactgtattaaaaatatttaattaaagtcgCACACAGTTTTCACCATACGAAACTTTATTAAGTAAAAAGTTAAGTATATTGTTTGctggaaaaaataattaacttactaATGGGTAAAATTCGGAACACAATGTAGCTATCTCTGAGTGGGATAACCCTCAAAACCAGTACTCTAGTGTAATAAGAAAATCagaataaactcaaaacatttgagaaaaaaatatttgttttttaatttgcatatatttttattgttattaataatgaaatagatttgaaatattgtttttatgataaaaaatgaatgttaaaagtaatttttaatatcattaggTGTATGTAAAGATTTTACATCTAAatagaaacttttatattattcatGATGCACCTGGTGTTGCAGAACCATAAAGTCAGTATATGTGAGATtcttagttatttttgttttctccaGGTTATGAGGAGTGAATAATAATCATTTTTgaggactttttttttaatgattttaccAAGTGTTTTATATaagcaagttttaatatttaaagttctgTGGATAACATATGATTAGAaatgttagtttatatgaaaatGCTTTAATTTCAAAGCTTGCCTTCAAATTTTGTTTCAGTGCCATTAGCTCAGTTTTACTTTCTaccaaaaaaaatattctgagaaGTTTGTTGTGCCATGAAATGTTGCACCTTTTCAAAAACCAGGAATTACAGCCAATTCTAAttgtgtacatgtagtacaaacagaataattgtttttaatagtatttctttataaaaatataatttttttttattgtgtttttaaggTTTTTGTAACTCTTTCTTTCAGCCAAGTTTGAAGCAAAGTTTATGGACAACTTTCACATTCTGTCTCAACTACCTTCACCAAGTGGCTTTAAAAACATTACCAAATCTTATCCAAGTAAATGTAAGTgctatgaaataataattatgttatgtCATATTATAAAACAACTGCAAAACTACAGTcaagtaaaaactattttatgtttaacaatgtttataatgtaatttGTAGTATGTTCATTGAACCAGTTTATTTTCACTGCATATTTTGGATATGTATACGGAGATAGTTCTAATAATAAATCTTGTGCAGGATGAGTATAGCCCATGACAGACTGTGGAGCTGAAGTTCCATGGTTCACATCCCATTAACAACCAAAGATATAAGGTCATCCAATAagaatgtctgaaaatttaatacagaaagtgcatcatcatttctgtctttgtagaaggctttaatgattaaaatatgtagtaggatgcgCATAAatatgttcagacaaataaaaataactaatccAACTCAACTTtatcagatcattaatcaaataaacccttataaagatggatgtgtcagAGGAGCATATTAGGCATACaatgctttacgagtttaaaatCTGTAATCGTTCAGCAAAAACTACATGAAATAAtcaagatgtttatggtgtggagtctctcaatgtcCCCTCGgcgtggattcctgtacgtggtgaggggac
Proteins encoded in this window:
- the LOC143252546 gene encoding uncharacterized protein LOC143252546 isoform X1, coding for MLTAVKTFQGVYDTIHLFYVYNIFREAVNKFQVQMVMPPPPPEPLCIQTKNPQQATKNQQLNRNGLLNQIRQGTNLKKVETCDRSAPVIGNNKAKNGPQPQSAGKPSGPVDLGGLFAQGMPKLCPTEARTQVTNGCLAKGSLVPPTTAINKILPQKLQSSHNNSLTSSPESSSGKYSATNVSEVTKLSENISEYNGLLSREPIPAPPPPSQKPILNSRYSSLINGTSEKEQNHMWQQVSCNIPDEAGPFSKADLKSKQVNRPNSVKPPPFSPSNTSSLIQKYRSQTFPQKPENQHHYHGLATSIAQDSLPFSSSVQHCIQTLKPSQSLLTMQNQAMHNTVEEIMSCKTQGHQETSPQPVPPVRSTPLSSSPDLWPSPPPPITSHPSPPPCITTVTQMKAARIHQPLQTTLPPPPPPPIKSLTLPPTPVTHSSVKTVSFDLAKFEAKFMDNFHILSQLPSPSGFKNITKSYPSKYASKENQIRRQLPPPPPVASLKSSTPILPNSEVLPNPTADF
- the LOC143252546 gene encoding uncharacterized protein LOC143252546 isoform X2, with translation MVMPPPPPEPLCIQTKNPQQATKNQQLNRNGLLNQIRQGTNLKKVETCDRSAPVIGNNKAKNGPQPQSAGKPSGPVDLGGLFAQGMPKLCPTEARTQVTNGCLAKGSLVPPTTAINKILPQKLQSSHNNSLTSSPESSSGKYSATNVSEVTKLSENISEYNGLLSREPIPAPPPPSQKPILNSRYSSLINGTSEKEQNHMWQQVSCNIPDEAGPFSKADLKSKQVNRPNSVKPPPFSPSNTSSLIQKYRSQTFPQKPENQHHYHGLATSIAQDSLPFSSSVQHCIQTLKPSQSLLTMQNQAMHNTVEEIMSCKTQGHQETSPQPVPPVRSTPLSSSPDLWPSPPPPITSHPSPPPCITTVTQMKAARIHQPLQTTLPPPPPPPIKSLTLPPTPVTHSSVKTVSFDLAKFEAKFMDNFHILSQLPSPSGFKNITKSYPSKYASKENQIRRQLPPPPPVASLKSSTPILPNSEVLPNPTADF